The genomic segment ctgctgagctgctgtatctcagtctcttatgtgtgataccgtctgctgagctgctgtatctcagtctcttatgtgtgataccgtctgctgagctgctgtatctcagtctcttatgtgtgataccgtctgctgagctgctgtatctcagtctcttatgtgtgataccgtctgctgagctgctgtatctcagtctcttatgtgtgataccgtctgctgaaCTGCTGTATCTCAGTCTCTtatgtgtgataccgtctgctgagctgctgtatctcagtctcttatgtgtgataccgtctgctgagctgctgtatctcagtctcttatgtgtgataccgtctgctgagctgctgtatctcagtctcttatgtgtgataccgtctgctgagTTGCTGTATCTCAGTCTCTtatgtgtgataccgtctgctgagctgctgtatctcagtctcttatgtgtgataccgtctgctgagctgctgtatctcagtctcttatgtgtgataccgtctgctgagctgctgtatctcagtctcttatgtgtgataccgtctgctgagctgctgtatctcagtctcttatgtgtgataccgtctgttgagctgctgtatctcagtctcttatgtgtgataccgtctgttgagctgctgtatctcagtctcttatgtgtgataccgtctgctgagctgctgtatctcagtCTCTTATGTGTAATACCGTCTGCTGCGCTGCTGTATCTCAGTCTCTTATatgtgataccgtctgctgagctgctgtatctcagtctcttatgtgtgataccgtctgcttagctgctgtatctcagtctcttatgtgtgataccgtctgctgcGCTGCTGTATCTCAGTCTCTTATATGTGATACCGTCTGCTGCGCTGCTGTATCTCAGTCTCTtatgtgtgataccgtctgctgagctgctgtatctcagtctcttatgtgtgataccgtctgcttagctgctgtatctcagtctattatgtgtgataccgtctgctgagctgctgtatctcagtctcttatgtgtgataccgtctgctgagGTGCTGTATCTCAGTCTCTtatgtgtgataccgtctgctgagctgctgtatctcagtctcttatgtgtgataccgtctgctgagctgctgtatctcagtctcttatgtgtgataccgtctgctgagctgctgtatctcagtctcttatgtgtgataccgtctgctgagctgctgtatctcagtctcttatgtgtgataccgtctgctgagctgctgtagcTCAGTCTCTtatgtgtgataccgtctgctgagctgctgtatctcagtctcttatgtgtgataccgtctgcttAGCTGCTGTATCTCAGTCTATTGGTCAATACTGTCAGctgatatataatgtatcatACACTAACTACTAATCACCCCCCAATAATTAGTTAACCAGGGTGTGAATGTTGGGTAGAGTTCCTCTATACACCTGGGTCGGCGCCCCCTGCTGGCTCAGATCTGTCAATGAAGGAGACATCAGGCAAATGTTTCAGCTTCAGGTTTTATTTTGGAAGTGATTCACACAGATTAAGAGATTGTAGAACAGGGTTCATGGTGCCGACTCTGCCCGGGGCATCGGGGGAACAGAGTCAGGAAACcaggtgtaatgctctgcagccaGTGTGATGCTCTGACTCATTACTTGGCACAGTGTACACAGTTACTGCTGGCGTAGTCCCAGTGAAAGCTGATGGCATCGATCACAGATCCGGAGCTGCCGCTGATGTATCGCAGCACAGTGTTGGGGTACAGGGGGGCGGCATTAAAACTGATCCCATAATCCTTTCCGATGGTGAATTGACGGTTTTTATTTGTGGAAAACACCAACTTCCTGACGTAAGAGGAATATTTCCCCGATACCATGGTAAAGGTCTCCCCCGGGTGCAAGAAGATCTCCTCCAAGTCACCTGAGGAGCCCCCCTTATACTCCGACCAAGTGGTCCCATAACGGACCTGTATCCTGGGAACAAAATACATGAAAAAAGAGATTTACAAACGTATACATAGCAGGCGGTATTATAGCATCGTATTACAGCATACTAAGGCAATTGGTTCCAGGcggaccatcatatgttgaaaccatcgtatgttgagagacatAGATACTCAATGGTacttacatgtccccgccgctccggcccGTCAGTTCGCCGCTCCTCTGCTGCCCTATCActacgtcaccgctgccctgcacactcactctccgtcgccgtcatcacgtcgctgctaaAGCCGCTGCTATTGGACAATGGGGCGGCGTAAACGACGACCTGATGACGGTCACTGAGAGCGAAGACGCAGGGCAGCAGCGACATAGTGATACGGCAGCAGAGGAGCGGCGAACTGACGGGCCGGAGCGGCGGGGTCATGTGAGTATTATTGAGCGAagcacatggggcacattaaacagctaTCCAGAGGCAGCGGAAGCATTCAACTCTACCGGATAGGCGCTCTTGTGATGGCCGACACacagaagcatcgtatgttgaaatgatcatacaATATGTCGGGGGTccactgtattatagtagttctattcttgtatataggggcagtattatagtagttatattcttgtatataggagcagtattatagtagttatattcttgtatataggagcagtattatagtagttatattcttgtatatagggagcagtattatagtagttatattcttgtatataggagcggtattatagtagttatatttttgtatataggagcagtattatagtagttatattcttgtatataggggacagtattatagtagttatattcttgtatataggagcagtattatagtagttatattcttgtatataggggcagtattatagtagttatattcttgtatataggaggcagtattatagtagttatattcttgtatataggaggcagtattatagtagttatattcttgtatataggaggcagtattatggtagttatattcttgtatataggagcagtattatagcagttctattcttgtatataggaggagtattatagtagttatattcttgtatatagggagcagtattatagcagttatattcttgtatataggaggagtattatagtagttatattcttgtatataggagcagtattatagtagttatattcttgtatataggaacagtattatagtagttatattcttgtatataggagcagtattatagtagttatattcttgtatataggagcagtgttatagtagatatattcttgcatataggagcagtattatagtagttatattcttgtatataggagcagtattatagtagttatattcttgtatataggagcagtattatagtagttatattcttgtatataagagcagtattatagtagatatattcttgtatataggagaagtattatagtagttatattcttgtatataggagcagtattatagtagttatattcttgtatataggagcagtattgtagtagttatattcttgtatataggagcagtattatagtagttatattcttgtatataggagcagtgttatagtagttatattcttgtatataggagcagtattatagtagttatattcttgtatataggagcagtattatagtagttatattcttgtatataggagcagtattatagtagttatattcttgtatataggagcagtattatagtagttatattcttgtatataggagcagtattatagtagtaatattcttgtatatatgtggcagtattatagtagttatattcttgtatataggagcagtattatagtagttatattattgtatataggggcagtagtatagtagttatattcttgtatataggggcagtagtatagtagttatattcttgtatataggggcagtagtatagtagttatattcttgtatataggagcagtattatagtagttatattcttgtatataggagcagtattatagtagttatattcttgtatataggagcagtattatagtagttatattcttgtatatatgtggcagtattatagtagttatattcttgtatataggagcagtattatagtagttatattcttgtatatgtgtGGCagaagtatagtagttatattcttgtatataggagcagtattatagtagttatattcttgtatataggagcagtattatagtagttatattcttgtatataggagcagtattatagtagttatattcttgtatataggagcagtattatagtagttatattcttgtatataggaggcagtattatagtagttatattcttgtatataggagcagtattatagtagttatattcttgtatataggagcagtattatagtagttatattcttgtatatatgtggcagtattatagtagttatattcttgtatataggggcagtattatagtagttatattcttgtatataggagcagtattatagtagttatattcttgtatataggagcagtattatagaagttatattcttgtacataggagcagtattatagtagttatattcttgtatatgtgtGGCagaagtatagtagttatattcttgtatataggagcagtattatagtagttatattcttgtatataggagcagtattatagtagttatattcttgtatataggagcagtattatagtagttatattcttgtatataggagcagtattatagtagttatattcttgtatataggaggcagtattatagtagttatattcttgtatataggaggcagtattatagtagttatattcttgtatataggagcagtattatagtagttatattcttgtatataggagcagtattatagtagttatattcttgtatatatgtggcagtattatagtagttatattcttgtatataggggcagtattatagtagttatattcttgtatataggagcagtattatagtagttatattcttgtatataggagcagtattatagaagttatattcttgtacataggagcagtattatagtagttatattcttgtatatatgtggcAGAAGTATAGTAGTAGTGTTTTCTTACCCTGTGATGTAGTTCCTGTTTGCACGAACCCTCACGGCCGTGATTGGTCCATCCAGCTGGTTTCCAGAGTGTGAAAAGCGTTTACCGCCACCACCGCCATATTCTCCAGAGTAAGAGGAGCTGCGCTGCTGAGCTGGAAGAAGAATAGAGTTTACTACaattatctgtatacaggggtctcccCATTATCTGTATACAGCGGTCTCCccattatctgtatacaggggtctcaccattatctgtatacaggggtctcctcattatctgtatacaggggtctcccCATTATCTGTATAGATCGGTCTCCCCATTATCTGTATAGATCGGTCTCCccattatctgtatacaggggtctcccCATTATCTTTATACAGGGGTCTCCCCAttatctatatacagtggtctcctcaTTATCTGTATACAGAGGTCTCCCCTTTATCTTTTCCTTATGCCAGCTTCTCATACcctagtatgggggggggggggggtaatgtgttACCTGCAGCGATACAGAAGATCCCGAGAAAGATCCAGAGCAACATTCTGCAAAGAGATGGGAAAGACTCCATGTTAGGATCTGCAGCACATCCCACCTCACAGTGTTGTTCTATAGAAGGACCCCGATATCTCACCCATCGTTTCTTCATACAAAATGTATAATCTCTTTATATCCTTACATTTTATGGAAGGTTAGACCTGGTCATACATCACCATTGCCCCCCACATCACcattgcccccccacatcatcagtgccccccccccccacatcctcATTGCCCCCCACATCCTCATTGCCCCCCACATCCTCATTGCCCCCCACATCCTCATTGTCCTCCACATCCATTTCCTCATTgccccctcacatcctcatttcCTCATTGCCCCCCACATCCTCATTGCCCCCCACATCACcattgccccccccacatcattagTGCCCTCCCCCACATCACCATTGCCCCCCACATCACcattgccccccccacatcatcagTGCCCCCCCACATCCTCATTGCCCCCACATCCTCATTGCCCCCACATCCTCATTGCCCCCACATCCTCATTGCCCCCCACATCCTCATTGTCCCCCTCCATCCTCATTGCCCCCCACATCCTCATTGCCCCCCACATCCTCATTGTCCCCCTCCATGCTCATTGCCCCCCACATCCTCATTGCCCCCCACATCCATTTCCTCATTACCCCCACATCCTCACTCACCTGTCGAGTACCAGGTCTCTGGGATGAGCTCAGGATTTTGGGtcctatatatatggggcaggttTGGTTTGTGGGAAGGGATCCACCTTCTGAATAAACACCATGGACGGGGCAGGACAGCTGGGGGGCAGGAGGGTGGGGCAGATAACCGGGATCTCCTGGGGTCATGGGCAATTCTCTCCGCCATCACGGCAGAGCTTCTTATCTGTGTTTGTTTTCTCTAAATATAGAAAAGAACCTACAGAGTGTCAGCTCTGCAGCCAAGAGATAACAAGCTCTGGCACCATCACCAAATACTGCCCCGAGGTCAGTGGGAGAGACATAAAGATACCGTATGAGGGTACATGGATCGGTACTGCGCCGAGCAATGAGGGTCCTGCACCTGGTACGTGCCCCCCAATCCTGGGAAAGAGGTTCTGCAGTTCCTCCTACTTATCCCAGTGAGAGGCTGTAACTATAAACCCAAATGATACCTGTGGTCATGTGACATTCTGTATTATCAGACAGATCCATGCTGGACTATTGAAAGCAGACAACGAAACAACAAAAAGGTTCTAACCAATGAAATGACATATAGGTTACTGATCTGTACTGatccttatatcctgtagatacagtatcataacaataatacaaacaacatacacctgtacaATAGATACAAAAATAGCCTCATCCTCACCAAACACCTCTATAATAACAACCCCACACGTGTAAAGCAAACAATACTTATCATAACATTATAATAATCATCATAACAACAACAATGAAAATCATAATGttaatcttaaaggggcactccactgacccagcgttcggaacaggctgcgggggtcgtgatatcacggccatgccctcgttttctgtctgaccacagtgctctctgctgacacctctgtccatgtcaggaactgtccagagtaggagaggttttctatggggatttgctcctgctctggacagttcctgacatggacagaggtgtcagcagagagcactgtggtcagacagagaggaaattcaaaaagaaaagaacttcctctggagcatacagcagctgataagtactggaagaattaagatttttaaacagaagtaatttacaaatttgtttaactttctggcaccagttgatttaaaaaaataaaatagtttttcaccggagtacccctttaagaaaggaatTCACTAAGAATACCACaaggttgaccatacacaaccccccttgtctcctcgtacggtaagtaacctccctcttcactaggttcagtctgttcccccataacatttggaagaacacactgtagacccgggtccaaagaggttcccACAACAtatagatatatcagcaaagggagcaggaatgttttgatcaggttaaccctttcccagagggtcaaagaccaacccttccactgatccaccttctgagcggcgatcttaagcctgctgtcccagttttgtttggggtaatccccttgaccaaattcgatgccgaggacttttgcagattcctggggctctgggagggcgtccgggagatcaaaactaggatctccccctcccagccagagactctcacacttatcctgattgatcttggacccggatgcctccgagtagcggtccacctctgacatcacccattggccttcctcttgtgaggagacaaacacggtgacatcatcagcgtacgctaccgccctcagagccaaatccggcaccgccaggtccattctaaCCCCCACCTAGGGTCCACAAttaatcctcctaaggaaaggatcgattgcaaacacgtacagcaaagggctcaaaggacaaccctgacggacgccagacccaacctcaaaggagcggccaatccaaccattcacaagcgggaaactctctgcccctacatacaaggtcttaagccaatcaataaaaccctctttctcctccaatTTGAGCCAATttgagcttccaatagcctctgcccatccggggggtctctttaacattcagagaaaacaaaattaaacagtgatcggagaattccacctcaaca from the Hyla sarda isolate aHylSar1 chromosome 8, aHylSar1.hap1, whole genome shotgun sequence genome contains:
- the LOC130284621 gene encoding zymogen granule membrane protein 16-like isoform X2, giving the protein MGNWAFPLHRMLLWIFLGIFCIAAAQQRSSSYSGEYGGGGGKRFSHSGNQLDGPITAVRVRANRNYITGIQVRYGTTWSEYKGGSSGDLEEIFLHPGETFTMVSGKYSSYVRKLVFSTNKNRQFTIGKDYGISFNAAPLYPNTVLRYISGSSGSVIDAISFHWDYASSNCVHCAK
- the LOC130284621 gene encoding zymogen granule membrane protein 16-like isoform X1, which translates into the protein MLSSGIITSTLIILFHYYGFLQSHDRSVFLPEYLVAIETCDRKGFPAQPGFEGLKMLLWIFLGIFCIAAAQQRSSSYSGEYGGGGGKRFSHSGNQLDGPITAVRVRANRNYITGIQVRYGTTWSEYKGGSSGDLEEIFLHPGETFTMVSGKYSSYVRKLVFSTNKNRQFTIGKDYGISFNAAPLYPNTVLRYISGSSGSVIDAISFHWDYASSNCVHCAK
- the LOC130284621 gene encoding zymogen granule membrane protein 16-like isoform X5 codes for the protein MLLWIFLGIFCIAAAQQRSSSYSGEYGGGGGKRFSHSGNQLDGPITAVRVRANRNYITGIQVRYGTTWSEYKGGSSGDLEEIFLHPGETFTMVSGKYSSYVRKLVFSTNKNRQFTIGKDYGISFNAAPLYPNTVLRYISGSSGSVIDAISFHWDYASSNCVHCAK
- the LOC130284621 gene encoding zymogen granule membrane protein 16-like isoform X4; this encodes MFCRSIERMLLWIFLGIFCIAAAQQRSSSYSGEYGGGGGKRFSHSGNQLDGPITAVRVRANRNYITGIQVRYGTTWSEYKGGSSGDLEEIFLHPGETFTMVSGKYSSYVRKLVFSTNKNRQFTIGKDYGISFNAAPLYPNTVLRYISGSSGSVIDAISFHWDYASSNCVHCAK